In the Agrococcus sp. Marseille-Q4369 genome, one interval contains:
- a CDS encoding aspartate-semialdehyde dehydrogenase: MIRRLADEPGEARPIRLGVVGATGQVGGVVLRLLEQGSLELAELRLFASARSAGTTIEFRGQQITVEDADAADPSGLDVAIFSAGGSTSKRLAPRFAEAGVIVVDNSSAWRMDPEVPLVVSEVNPHAITGAVKGIIANPNCTTMAAMPVLKPLDREAGLVRLVVATYQAVSGSGLAGVDELRGQLERAAAQAPERLTHDGAALDLGEPGVYREPIAHNVLPFAGSLVDDGSAETDEEQKLRNESRKILERPELRVAGTCVRVPVFTGHSLAIHAEFERDLSPEQAAALLEGAPGVELVEIPTPLRAAGADVSLVGRIRADQSAEPGKGLVLFVANDNLRKGAALNAVQLAGLVARLLD, from the coding sequence ATGATCCGCCGGCTGGCCGATGAGCCGGGCGAGGCGCGCCCCATCCGTCTCGGCGTGGTCGGCGCGACGGGCCAGGTCGGCGGCGTCGTGCTGCGGCTGCTCGAGCAGGGTTCGCTCGAGCTCGCCGAGCTGCGGCTGTTCGCCTCCGCTCGCTCGGCCGGCACGACGATCGAGTTCCGCGGGCAGCAGATCACGGTCGAGGACGCGGATGCGGCCGACCCGTCGGGCCTCGACGTCGCGATCTTCTCCGCGGGCGGCAGCACCTCGAAGCGGCTCGCGCCCCGGTTCGCCGAGGCGGGCGTCATCGTGGTCGACAACTCGTCCGCCTGGCGGATGGACCCGGAGGTGCCGCTCGTCGTCTCCGAGGTCAACCCGCACGCGATCACCGGCGCGGTCAAGGGCATCATCGCCAACCCCAACTGCACGACCATGGCGGCGATGCCGGTGCTCAAGCCGCTCGACCGCGAGGCCGGCCTCGTGCGCCTCGTCGTCGCGACGTACCAAGCGGTCTCGGGCTCCGGCCTCGCGGGCGTCGACGAGCTGCGCGGCCAGCTGGAGCGCGCGGCGGCGCAGGCACCCGAGCGGCTCACGCACGACGGCGCAGCCCTCGACCTCGGGGAGCCGGGCGTCTACCGCGAGCCGATCGCGCACAACGTCCTGCCCTTCGCGGGCAGCCTCGTCGACGACGGCTCGGCCGAGACCGACGAGGAGCAGAAGCTGCGCAACGAGTCGCGGAAGATCCTCGAGCGGCCGGAGCTGCGCGTCGCGGGCACATGCGTGCGCGTGCCGGTCTTCACGGGCCACTCGCTCGCGATCCACGCGGAGTTCGAGCGCGACCTGTCGCCCGAGCAGGCGGCGGCGCTGCTCGAGGGCGCACCCGGCGTCGAGCTCGTCGAGATCCCGACCCCGCTGCGGGCCGCCGGCGCCGACGTCTCGCTCGTGGGACGCATCCGCGCCGACCAATCGGCCGAGCCCGGCAAGGGCCTCGTGCTGTTCGTCGCGAACGACAACCTGCGCAAGGGCGCCGCGCTCAACGCGGTGCAGCTCGCCGGGCTCGTCGCGCGCCTGCTCGACTGA
- a CDS encoding RidA family protein — MSIAQRLEELGFELPAVVPPVASYVPAVSANGFVYTSGQLPMVDGQLPRTGKVGAEVSADEAMLDAKQCALNALAAIAAEIGSLDRITRIVKVVGFVASADGFHGQPGVVNGASNVLGEIFGDAGKHARSAVGVAELPLGAPVEVEVIAAFA; from the coding sequence GTGAGCATCGCGCAGCGGCTCGAGGAGCTCGGGTTCGAGCTGCCCGCGGTCGTCCCGCCGGTCGCCTCGTACGTTCCGGCGGTGTCTGCGAACGGCTTCGTCTACACCTCCGGCCAGCTGCCGATGGTCGACGGGCAGCTGCCCCGCACCGGCAAGGTCGGCGCCGAGGTCTCGGCCGACGAGGCGATGCTCGACGCGAAGCAGTGCGCGCTCAACGCGCTCGCGGCGATCGCCGCCGAGATCGGCTCGCTCGACCGCATCACGCGCATCGTGAAGGTCGTCGGCTTCGTCGCGTCGGCGGATGGGTTCCACGGCCAGCCGGGCGTCGTCAACGGCGCGAGCAACGTGCTCGGCGAGATCTTCGGCGATGCCGGCAAGCACGCGCGGAGCGCCGTCGGCGTCGCGGAGCTGCCGCTCGGCGCGCCCGTCGAGGTCGAGGTCATCGCCGCCTTCGCCTAA
- a CDS encoding DNA-binding response regulator, translated as MSTTGAPPQRRRVSVVAPPTTAASLRAAIAAEPRLELVAAAERFVDLVRAKEFPGDVVLLVEPAGAPLLAHARTAITAGAAVVVHSDADRALRESLETTGAIIVTEGASPAEVARSCAGVDRAARRRRPRAIDAADRRPRLSHSERRALAHYVQGHSTVQVAAEMGVGYETAKTFLRRVRAKYAALDRPAGKRAELISRAEEDGIL; from the coding sequence ATGAGCACCACCGGCGCGCCTCCCCAGCGGCGCAGGGTCAGCGTCGTCGCCCCGCCGACGACCGCTGCCAGTCTGCGGGCTGCGATCGCAGCCGAGCCCCGGCTCGAGCTCGTCGCGGCCGCCGAGCGATTCGTCGACCTGGTGCGGGCGAAGGAGTTCCCCGGCGACGTCGTGCTCCTCGTCGAGCCCGCCGGCGCCCCGCTGCTCGCGCACGCGCGCACCGCGATCACCGCTGGCGCGGCCGTCGTCGTCCACAGCGACGCCGACCGCGCGCTGCGCGAGTCGCTCGAGACCACGGGAGCCATCATCGTGACCGAGGGCGCCTCCCCGGCCGAGGTCGCGCGCTCGTGCGCCGGGGTGGACCGGGCGGCCCGCAGGCGACGACCGCGGGCGATCGACGCTGCCGACCGCCGTCCGCGCCTCTCGCACAGCGAGCGCCGCGCGCTCGCGCACTACGTGCAGGGGCACTCGACCGTGCAGGTCGCGGCCGAGATGGGTGTCGGCTACGAGACCGCGAAGACGTTCCTCCGCCGGGTGCGCGCGAAGTACGCCGCGCTGGACCGCCCGGCCGGCAAGCGCGCCGAGCTCATCTCGCGCGCCGAAGAGGACGGCATCCTGTAG
- a CDS encoding metallophosphoesterase, translated as MPPEATLAASPRALGAVVGGVLAAGAAVGAYATAIEPRAFRIRREELRILPTGARPLTLLHLADIHLAPWQRAKLEWLEGLSSVEPDLVVNTGDSLGHSAAVPVLADALRVFQGVPGFFVHGSNDVFGPQLKNPLRYFAGPSKEPAGSGPERLDLAALERAYEGLGWLDVNNSARAIEVKGTTIAAFGVADPHRSWDRLDETEAAISRMRKALGDAPRTTLGITHAPYRRILDAFVDLGADAILAGHTHGGQVRVPGGHAIVTNCDIPREQASGLSTWSHEGRSVPLGVSQGIGASIFAPFRLGTPPEAVVMSLVPRDVG; from the coding sequence ATGCCTCCGGAGGCGACCCTGGCTGCTAGCCCGCGGGCCCTCGGCGCGGTCGTCGGCGGCGTGCTCGCCGCCGGCGCCGCCGTGGGCGCCTACGCGACCGCGATCGAGCCGCGAGCCTTCCGCATCCGTCGTGAAGAGCTCCGGATCCTGCCGACGGGTGCCCGCCCCCTCACGCTCCTCCACCTCGCCGACATCCACCTCGCGCCGTGGCAGCGGGCGAAGCTCGAGTGGCTCGAGGGGCTGAGCTCGGTCGAGCCCGACCTCGTCGTCAACACCGGCGACAGCCTCGGCCACAGCGCGGCCGTGCCGGTGCTGGCGGATGCGCTGCGCGTCTTCCAGGGCGTGCCCGGATTCTTCGTGCACGGCTCGAACGACGTGTTCGGGCCGCAGCTGAAGAACCCGTTGCGCTACTTCGCCGGGCCGTCGAAGGAGCCCGCGGGCAGCGGCCCCGAGCGTCTCGACCTCGCGGCGCTCGAGCGCGCCTACGAGGGCCTCGGCTGGCTCGACGTCAACAACTCGGCGCGCGCGATCGAGGTCAAGGGCACGACGATCGCGGCCTTCGGCGTCGCCGACCCGCACCGCTCGTGGGATCGGCTCGACGAGACGGAGGCTGCGATCTCGCGCATGCGGAAGGCGCTCGGCGACGCGCCGCGCACGACGCTCGGCATCACGCACGCGCCCTACCGCCGCATCCTCGACGCCTTCGTCGACCTCGGGGCTGATGCGATCCTCGCGGGGCACACGCACGGCGGCCAGGTGCGGGTGCCGGGCGGGCACGCGATCGTCACGAACTGCGACATCCCGCGCGAGCAGGCGTCGGGGCTCAGCACGTGGAGCCACGAGGGTCGCTCGGTGCCGCTCGGCGTCTCGCAGGGCATCGGTGCGTCGATCTTCGCGCCGTTCCGGCTCGGCACTCCGCCGGAGGCGGTCGTGATGTCGCTCGTGCCCCGCGACGTCGGGTAG
- a CDS encoding aspartate kinase → MSLIVQKFGGSSVGDAEGIKRVAKRIVESRKRGDDIVVVVSAMGDTTDELLDLANAVVPNLPAGGRELDMLLTAGERISMALLAMAIKSQGAEAVSFTGSQAGMLTDDRHGSARIISVTPGRVRQALDRGQIAIVQGFAGFNKVTGDITTLGRGGSDTSAVALAAALGADVCEIYTDVDGVFTADPRVVPRARRIPRVTSEEMLELAAAGAKVLHIRSVEYARRHGVTLHVRSSFTNDEGTIVYDSKRAGSTMEEPMIVGVAHDLSEAKVTVVGVPDVPGTAARIFTIVAETGANVDMIVQNVSEAATGRTDISFTLPKAEAGPAMQALEAERAEVGFESIQHDDQIGKLALVGAGMRTNTGVSARLFRALSEAGINIEMISTSEIRISVVTRADQVVDAVRVVHSAFELDAEQDAVVHAGTGR, encoded by the coding sequence GTGAGCCTCATCGTGCAGAAGTTCGGCGGGTCCAGCGTGGGCGACGCCGAGGGGATCAAGCGCGTCGCGAAGCGCATCGTCGAATCGCGCAAGCGCGGCGACGACATCGTCGTGGTCGTCTCGGCGATGGGCGACACGACCGACGAGCTCCTCGACCTCGCGAACGCCGTCGTGCCGAACCTGCCTGCCGGGGGCCGCGAGCTCGACATGCTCCTGACCGCGGGCGAGCGCATCTCGATGGCGCTGCTCGCGATGGCGATCAAGTCGCAGGGCGCGGAGGCCGTCTCGTTCACCGGCAGCCAGGCGGGCATGCTCACCGACGACCGCCACGGCTCCGCGCGCATCATCTCCGTCACGCCCGGCCGCGTGCGCCAGGCGCTCGACCGCGGCCAGATCGCCATCGTGCAGGGCTTCGCGGGCTTCAACAAGGTGACCGGCGACATCACGACCCTCGGTCGCGGCGGCTCCGACACGTCGGCCGTCGCGCTCGCCGCGGCGCTCGGCGCCGACGTGTGCGAGATCTACACCGACGTCGACGGAGTCTTCACCGCCGACCCCCGCGTCGTCCCCCGGGCCCGGCGCATCCCCCGCGTCACGAGCGAGGAGATGCTCGAGCTCGCCGCCGCCGGCGCGAAGGTGCTGCACATCCGCAGCGTCGAGTACGCGCGCCGCCACGGCGTCACCCTCCACGTGCGCTCGTCGTTCACGAACGACGAGGGCACCATCGTCTACGACTCGAAGAGAGCTGGTTCCACCATGGAAGAGCCGATGATCGTCGGGGTCGCCCACGACCTGTCCGAGGCGAAGGTCACCGTCGTCGGCGTGCCCGACGTGCCGGGCACCGCCGCACGCATCTTCACGATCGTCGCCGAGACCGGCGCGAACGTCGACATGATCGTCCAGAACGTCTCGGAGGCGGCGACGGGCCGCACCGACATCTCCTTCACGCTCCCGAAGGCCGAGGCCGGGCCCGCGATGCAGGCGCTCGAGGCCGAGCGGGCAGAGGTCGGCTTCGAGTCGATCCAGCACGACGACCAGATCGGCAAGCTCGCCCTCGTCGGGGCGGGGATGCGCACCAACACGGGCGTCTCCGCGCGCCTGTTCCGCGCCCTCTCGGAGGCAGGCATCAACATCGAGATGATCTCGACCTCCGAGATCCGCATCTCGGTCGTCACGCGCGCCGACCAGGTGGTCGACGCCGTGCGCGTCGTGCACTCGGCGTTCGAGCTCGATGCCGAGCAGGACGCGGTCGTGCACGCGGGGACGGGCCGATGA
- a CDS encoding malate:quinone oxidoreductase codes for MSATLGALLHRLEPSWRIEVFERLPKVGMESSDPWNNAGTGHAALCELNYMPEGPDGSMTAAKAIDINEQFQLSRQLWASFVEDGTLPDPKGFISPTPHMTFVWGDANVDYLRRRWELLKDEPLFAGIEFSEDPEVIREWAPTLIPGRKKSQRIAATRSTDGTDVDFGALTRMLLAKLVEDGAKVYTDTTVTGLKRRSDGLWRLKLRHEVGQNSTEIHARFVFVGGGGGALKLLQKSRIPEAKGFAGFPITGAFLRTDNPEVVARHNAKVYGKASVGAPPMSVPHLDTRVVDGEASLLFGPYAGWSPKYLKTGSYTDMFETIKGHNLYPMIRAGLANLDLVGYLMGEVFATRTQRLEALREFMPNAKDEDWRLITAGQRVQVMKKDPEKGGVLQFGTEVVTGADGTIAGLLGASPGASTAVHIMLTIFERCFPERLPAWRPKLQQLIPSYGSKLNDDPEAARETLERTARVLRLVDAPSAELEAAGASRAIA; via the coding sequence ATGAGCGCCACGCTCGGTGCCCTCCTCCACCGCCTCGAGCCCTCCTGGAGGATCGAGGTGTTCGAGCGGCTGCCGAAGGTCGGCATGGAGTCCTCCGACCCGTGGAACAACGCGGGCACGGGTCACGCGGCGCTCTGCGAGCTCAACTACATGCCCGAGGGCCCCGACGGCTCGATGACCGCCGCGAAGGCGATCGACATCAACGAGCAGTTCCAGCTCTCCCGCCAGCTGTGGGCGTCGTTCGTCGAGGACGGCACGCTGCCCGACCCCAAGGGCTTCATCTCGCCCACGCCGCACATGACCTTCGTGTGGGGCGACGCGAACGTCGACTACCTGCGCCGCCGCTGGGAGCTGCTGAAGGACGAGCCGCTCTTCGCAGGCATCGAGTTCTCCGAGGACCCAGAGGTCATCCGCGAGTGGGCGCCCACGCTCATCCCGGGCCGGAAGAAGTCGCAGCGCATCGCCGCGACCCGCTCGACCGACGGCACCGACGTCGACTTCGGCGCGCTCACGCGGATGCTGCTCGCGAAGCTCGTCGAGGACGGCGCGAAGGTCTACACCGACACGACCGTCACGGGGCTCAAGCGCCGCTCCGATGGGCTGTGGCGCTTGAAGCTGCGCCATGAGGTGGGCCAGAACAGCACCGAGATCCACGCGCGCTTCGTCTTCGTCGGCGGCGGCGGCGGCGCGCTCAAGCTGCTGCAGAAGTCGCGCATCCCCGAGGCCAAGGGCTTCGCCGGGTTCCCGATCACGGGCGCGTTCCTCCGCACCGACAACCCCGAGGTGGTCGCGCGCCACAACGCGAAGGTCTACGGCAAGGCGAGCGTCGGCGCCCCGCCGATGTCGGTGCCGCACCTCGACACGCGCGTCGTCGACGGCGAGGCGAGCCTGCTCTTCGGCCCCTATGCGGGCTGGAGCCCGAAGTACCTCAAGACCGGCTCGTACACCGACATGTTCGAGACGATCAAGGGCCACAACCTCTACCCGATGATCCGGGCCGGCCTCGCGAACCTCGACCTCGTCGGCTACCTGATGGGCGAGGTGTTCGCGACCCGGACGCAGCGGCTCGAGGCCCTCCGCGAGTTCATGCCCAACGCGAAGGACGAGGACTGGCGCCTCATCACGGCCGGGCAGAGGGTGCAGGTCATGAAGAAGGACCCGGAGAAGGGCGGAGTGCTGCAGTTCGGCACCGAGGTGGTCACCGGCGCCGACGGCACGATCGCCGGCCTGCTCGGGGCCTCCCCGGGCGCCTCCACTGCCGTGCACATCATGCTCACGATCTTCGAGCGCTGCTTCCCCGAGCGGCTGCCCGCATGGCGCCCGAAGCTCCAGCAGCTCATCCCGAGCTACGGGAGCAAGCTCAACGACGACCCCGAGGCCGCGCGCGAGACGCTCGAGCGCACCGCGCGCGTGCTGCGGCTCGTCGATGCCCCGAGCGCCGAGCTCGAGGCCGCGGGCGCGTCCCGCGCGATCGCCTGA
- a CDS encoding thymidine kinase — protein sequence MAKLYFRYGAMNSGKSTGLLQAAFNYEERGQRVLLAKPATDTKGAREIVSRLGVTREVDFLVAHDESVMDAFDAAAARDDARVACLLVDEAQFFRPEQVDELLRIAVERGVPVLAYGIRTDFLTRAFPGSARLLELAHSLEELKTICRCGRKALFNGRKVGERFVFDGDQVAIDGETVTYESLCASCYLEESGGRLGGLRSLSRDSAR from the coding sequence GTGGCGAAGCTCTACTTCCGGTACGGGGCGATGAACTCCGGCAAGTCCACCGGCCTCCTGCAGGCGGCGTTCAACTACGAGGAGCGCGGCCAGCGCGTGCTGCTCGCGAAGCCCGCGACCGACACGAAGGGCGCGCGCGAGATCGTCTCGCGGCTCGGGGTGACGCGCGAGGTCGACTTCCTCGTCGCGCACGACGAGTCGGTGATGGATGCGTTCGACGCCGCGGCCGCGCGGGACGACGCCCGCGTCGCGTGCCTGCTCGTCGACGAGGCCCAGTTCTTCCGCCCCGAGCAGGTCGACGAGCTGCTCCGCATCGCGGTCGAGCGAGGCGTGCCGGTGCTCGCCTACGGCATCCGCACCGACTTCCTCACGCGCGCGTTCCCCGGCTCGGCGCGGCTGCTCGAGCTCGCGCACTCGCTCGAGGAGCTCAAGACCATCTGCCGCTGCGGACGCAAGGCGCTCTTCAACGGCCGCAAGGTGGGGGAGCGGTTCGTCTTCGACGGCGACCAGGTCGCGATCGACGGCGAGACGGTCACCTACGAGTCGCTGTGTGCGTCGTGCTACCTCGAGGAGTCGGGCGGGCGGTTGGGGGGGCTCCGCTCGTTGAGCCGCGATTCCGCTCGTTGA
- the recR gene encoding recombination mediator RecR, translated as MYDGIVQDLIDELGRLPGVGPKSAQRIAFHIIQTESFDVDRLATILQTVRQRVRFCVICGNIGEEERCAICRDPRRVPTAICVVEEAKDVVAIERTREYRGLYHVLGGALNPMQGVGPDQLRVASLMTRLQDASVEEVIIATDPNVEGEATATYLIRTLLPLGMRVSRLASGLPVGGDLEFADEMTLGRAFEGRRTVER; from the coding sequence GTGTACGACGGCATCGTCCAGGACCTCATCGACGAGCTCGGCCGGCTCCCGGGCGTCGGCCCGAAGTCGGCGCAGCGCATCGCGTTCCACATCATCCAGACCGAGTCGTTCGACGTCGACCGACTCGCGACGATCCTGCAGACCGTGCGGCAGCGGGTGCGCTTCTGCGTCATCTGCGGCAACATCGGCGAGGAGGAGCGCTGCGCGATCTGCCGCGACCCGCGCCGCGTGCCCACCGCGATCTGCGTCGTCGAGGAGGCGAAGGACGTCGTCGCGATCGAGCGCACGCGCGAGTACCGCGGGCTCTACCACGTGCTCGGCGGCGCCCTGAACCCCATGCAGGGCGTCGGTCCCGACCAGCTGCGCGTCGCGTCGCTCATGACCCGGCTGCAGGACGCCTCGGTCGAGGAGGTCATCATCGCCACCGATCCCAACGTCGAGGGCGAGGCCACCGCGACCTACCTCATCCGCACTCTCCTGCCGCTCGGCATGCGGGTGTCGCGACTCGCGAGCGGGCTGCCGGTCGGCGGCGACCTCGAGTTCGCCGACGAGATGACCCTCGGTCGCGCGTTCGAGGGACGCCGCACCGTCGAGCGCTGA
- a CDS encoding transglycosylase domain-containing protein: MAASRHKPGSLLGSLLGLIGFSAIAGILVSATLTPALAVASSTANSGLDLFESLPTYSQITQQAERNRIYGLRDGQPVEIAQFYSQDRQVLQWQQVPRTAVDALVAGEDRRYYSHSGVDAPSVVRAGLSQLGFGGDSGASTLTMQLVRQQIAIDACLSDDEAAQAVCDQQYTESYQRKLAEMRLSISLEQRYTKNEILLAYLNIANFGGNVYGIESGAQRIFGKPAAELSVAESAALIATVQNPSIRNLFNADNFARNQERRDFIIRQMASEGFITAEERDAALAIPVDEAFVNIQPPNNGCIAGYDSARFFCDYVQRVLAVDQVDGQHILGATPEDNARALAQGGYQIFTSIDLDLNDSVQQVVDAQVPNDETRWQSGAAVTQLEVGTGRILTMVQNKDFDNRTEHAPTGTAVNFNADFEHGRSSGFQPGSGFKVFTLAQWVIDGHSVNQQLDATRSEWPAGSFRAECTGLRSEAWNPQNNEGNEYTRMTPTEIMVNSVNTGIARMASELDLCDIHETAERMGAYPAEADGEWNIFAPAVIGSGSNVTPMGMASAFATIANGGIYCKPLAIDRIVARDGTEVQPPVQECEEAISPQVASVLQSVLTTVTERNPINNPPGSTPVISKTGTTNGVVQTWVNGASPTVATAVWVGNIVGNYSLQPRWNVRSTIFRAAMGEAIARYPGGQFLAPDADTLRGNASELPDVSGRPVADAQAALEAAGFTVQVADPVAGSQAEGSVEYTAPGAGALVTTSTPIIIYPSSGAPASDPSQAPEGAQTWPNVVAQSLADARATLADAGFDPALVQVTWQDHGEGNLCTVLAQNPLADTPGEPTDPVSLVVGSNASGGDPGC, translated from the coding sequence ATGGCCGCTTCACGTCACAAGCCAGGAAGCCTGCTCGGTTCCCTCCTGGGTCTCATCGGGTTCAGCGCGATCGCCGGCATCCTCGTCTCGGCAACGCTGACCCCGGCCCTGGCGGTCGCGTCGAGCACCGCGAACAGCGGCCTCGACCTCTTCGAGAGCCTGCCGACGTACTCGCAGATCACCCAGCAGGCCGAGCGCAACCGCATCTATGGGCTCCGCGACGGGCAGCCCGTGGAGATCGCCCAGTTCTACAGCCAGGACCGGCAGGTCTTGCAGTGGCAGCAGGTGCCGCGCACCGCGGTCGACGCGCTCGTCGCCGGGGAGGACCGTCGCTACTACTCGCACAGCGGTGTCGACGCCCCCTCGGTCGTGCGCGCGGGCCTCTCGCAGCTCGGCTTCGGCGGCGATTCGGGCGCATCGACGCTCACGATGCAGCTCGTGCGCCAGCAGATCGCGATCGACGCGTGCCTCTCGGACGACGAGGCCGCGCAAGCGGTGTGCGACCAGCAGTACACCGAGTCGTACCAGCGCAAGCTCGCCGAGATGCGGCTCTCGATCAGCCTCGAGCAGCGCTACACGAAGAACGAGATCCTGCTGGCCTACCTCAACATCGCGAACTTCGGCGGCAACGTCTACGGCATCGAGTCGGGTGCGCAGCGCATCTTCGGCAAGCCCGCCGCGGAGCTCTCGGTCGCGGAGTCTGCGGCGCTCATCGCGACGGTGCAGAACCCCTCGATCCGCAACCTCTTCAACGCCGACAACTTCGCCCGCAATCAGGAGCGGCGCGACTTCATCATCCGCCAGATGGCGTCCGAGGGGTTCATCACGGCCGAGGAGCGCGACGCCGCGCTCGCGATCCCGGTCGACGAGGCGTTCGTCAACATCCAGCCCCCGAACAACGGTTGCATCGCCGGCTACGACTCCGCGCGCTTCTTCTGCGACTACGTGCAGCGCGTGCTCGCGGTCGACCAGGTCGACGGCCAGCACATCCTCGGCGCGACCCCGGAGGACAACGCGCGCGCGCTCGCGCAGGGCGGCTACCAGATCTTCACGTCGATCGACCTCGACCTCAACGACTCGGTGCAGCAGGTCGTCGATGCGCAGGTGCCGAACGACGAGACCCGCTGGCAGTCGGGCGCCGCCGTCACGCAGCTCGAGGTCGGCACGGGCCGCATCCTGACGATGGTGCAGAACAAGGACTTCGACAACCGCACCGAGCACGCGCCCACCGGCACGGCGGTCAACTTCAACGCCGACTTCGAGCACGGGCGCTCGAGCGGCTTCCAGCCCGGGTCGGGGTTCAAGGTCTTCACGCTCGCGCAGTGGGTCATCGACGGGCACTCGGTCAACCAGCAGCTCGATGCGACGCGCTCCGAGTGGCCGGCGGGCTCGTTCCGCGCGGAGTGCACGGGTCTGCGCTCCGAGGCGTGGAACCCGCAGAACAACGAGGGCAACGAGTACACGCGCATGACGCCGACGGAGATCATGGTGAACTCCGTCAACACCGGCATCGCGCGGATGGCGAGCGAGCTCGACCTGTGCGACATCCACGAGACCGCCGAGCGCATGGGTGCGTACCCCGCCGAGGCCGACGGGGAGTGGAACATCTTCGCCCCGGCCGTCATCGGCTCGGGATCCAATGTCACACCGATGGGCATGGCGTCGGCATTCGCGACGATCGCGAACGGCGGCATCTACTGCAAGCCGCTCGCGATCGACCGCATCGTCGCGCGCGACGGCACCGAGGTGCAGCCGCCGGTCCAGGAGTGCGAGGAGGCCATCTCGCCCCAGGTCGCGTCGGTCCTGCAGTCAGTCCTGACGACCGTCACCGAGCGCAACCCCATCAACAACCCGCCCGGCTCGACGCCGGTGATCTCGAAGACGGGAACGACGAACGGGGTGGTGCAGACCTGGGTCAACGGCGCGAGCCCGACCGTCGCGACGGCGGTCTGGGTCGGCAACATCGTGGGCAACTACTCGCTCCAGCCGCGCTGGAACGTGCGATCGACGATCTTCCGCGCCGCCATGGGCGAGGCGATCGCCCGCTACCCCGGCGGGCAGTTCCTCGCGCCCGACGCCGACACGCTGCGCGGCAACGCGAGCGAGCTGCCCGACGTGAGCGGCCGGCCGGTGGCCGACGCGCAGGCTGCGCTCGAGGCCGCGGGCTTCACGGTGCAGGTCGCCGACCCGGTCGCGGGCTCGCAGGCCGAGGGCAGCGTGGAGTACACCGCCCCGGGCGCCGGCGCGCTCGTGACAACTTCGACGCCCATCATCATCTACCCCTCGAGCGGGGCCCCGGCATCCGACCCGTCGCAGGCGCCGGAGGGAGCGCAGACGTGGCCGAACGTGGTCGCGCAGTCGCTCGCCGACGCGAGGGCGACGCTCGCCGACGCGGGGTTCGATCCCGCACTCGTGCAGGTGACGTGGCAGGACCACGGCGAGGGCAACCTCTGCACCGTGCTGGCGCAGAACCCCCTCGCGGACACCCCAGGCGAGCCGACCGACCCGGTCTCGCTCGTCGTGGGCTCGAATGCCTCCGGAGGCGACCCTGGCTGCTAG